From Salmo salar chromosome ssa09, Ssal_v3.1, whole genome shotgun sequence:
CTAGAGGCAAAAGCCCTCAGACAGCAGTGAGTGAGGTGGAGAGCATGGTGGACGCCCCTATGCTCCCAAGGGGACCAAGAGGTTTATTAAGTCAAGTCAATACTATGAAACAACATATTAGACATGCATTCTAACTAGCATGGTAGTATGAAGATTGGACGTTGCTTCTAGGAACGTGGAAGTGAGCTGACCTCATGAGGAACCTCCTGTAAGCGATCCAGCGCTCGAATGTGTTCCAGTGTGTCTATTGAGGGGGACAGTCCACCGTGGAGACAGAAGATCTGCAGAGGAACAACAAGTCAATTAGGACATTTCCATCTAAAACACGTGTGATTGGTAGAACAAAGCAATCATTTAGGATGACATTTCCATCtaacatcttggccaggtcgcagttgtaaatgaaaacttgttctcaactagcctacctggttaaataaaggtaaaataaaataaattgtgtCATTGTTATAAACAAAATCAGTAACAGATGCACGTGAACATTGTGTTGGGTTGTAAATGTCAAAATCAATTACTTTTAAGACCTGTACAGCACATGGCTGCTGAATTGAATGGTTATGTAATAACATAGTGGTAAAGAGTTCACTGCCACTACCTCGCTTTCCAATTGAGGAGCAaactgaaggagagagaagatTCAGCAACACTTGGGAGGACAACAGAATTCAATATAAAAAAAAGCGTATTTATTGCTAAAAGTAGAACCAACGCGTTTCGGCTTTGGGCCTTCGTCAGGGCCTTCGTCATGGTTTTGATGAGGTCAAAAGCCGAAACGCGTTGGTTCTACTTTTAGCaataaataagcttttttttataTTGAATTCTGTTGTCCTCCCAAGTGTTGCTgaatctcctctctccttcataaCAGTGATACTAATAATACATTTGTTTTATATAGCGCTCTTCAAGGACCCAAACAAAGACACTTCTGTAACACTTCCACTAATAAGTAAATATGTGATACATTAAAGCTGCCACATAACTTCTTGGGTGACCcggccaaattcacatagaaattagAGTTATAGATCATTGAAACCAAGTccaagaagtggtagatctgttctatgtggaCAATTTCTATGCTTAAGTTTCGCTTTAGTGTCTTTTACTACTGACCGGCCgggattgggagtcacatagggcggcgcacaattggcccagcgtcgtccgggtttggccttcattgtaaataagaatttgttcctaactgacttgcctaggtaaataaaggttaaatacatttttttttaaactttggttttgtacaccagcgtcaaacagctgaaaataaaatatttttggttatggaaaatatatttcacagctgtttagatggtacaatgattctctacacaatgactaCTGGTTTTGtcaaataaactgaaattaggcaaactactaaaattttagcaaccaggaaatagcAGAGCTATTTCTGCATAATGCACCTTTAACAACTAATATCTCACCTGGTTATCTACCAGGGCAGTGAGGGGCAGATAGTCAAATAAGTCTGTGAAGTACTTCCAGACGTTGGCGTTTCCGTATTTCCTTAAACACTCGTCGTAGAAGCCGTACACCTGGGTGATCTGTCTGCTCTCGTGGTTCCCTCGAAGGATTGTGATTCGCTCACGGTACCTAacctgaagaaggaaaaacaattaTTAACACATCACTGGATGGGACAACAAGCGCATAACACACATTACATTCACAGTGGCTGCACATTCTGTTTGAGTCAACCAGAGATGGTTTAAGGTTGATAATGACATTTACAGTAGCAGCAATAAATCTTATCCTGTGTTATATCAGTAGGCTGTCCTGTCCTCCATGTAAACCTACTGACCTCCTCTACCCGTTTGAGTTTAACCTTGTTGCTGTTTTTCCACGcgcaaaataaaataattaagcaATATCAGAAAGGAATCGGCCAAAGCTACTTCAGAGTATACTCGAATACAGGGTTGAGCAGCTGGCGGCCTACGGGCATTTTGTTAGCCCGCGGTCAACCCCCTCCCCCATGAAATGTAAatactcttttttttttcttaggaactcagtcggggtctcaacttactgctGAGAATTACAAatggtagaatacacaaggtgtcatttcaaaatgtggttgtgcatcagcagtttctctctAGTTaggtcagtcactgacagtcactcaattaaccCACGTCAGCTAAAAATGTTTAGATCTAAACTTGCAGTAATCACGGTCGAATTACCGACGGGtaacattgattttgttagtcagatATATcgaaaactgcaaacatttctgtccaccctatggcaaaatgtgtagatttaCAGGAAGTTAGCTCTAAAACTGCTAAATCTTCtgtccaccccatggcaaaatgtgtagatttaCAGGAAGTTAGCTGCAAAACTGCTAACGATTCTCTCTGCCTCATGGCAAACTGAATAGAATTGCATGAAGTTAAttataaaattgctaaatcttctctccaccccatggcaaaatgtctagaattgcagcaaacttactttaaaacggcaacattttctctacacataaagtgtagaattgcaggaaatgtcttTCCATTGTCAAGAGGGgagccactaaaatgttttgttcaCAACATGTTACTTAGGGTCTCCGaaaggctagggccggctctGACCGCATGTGTGGCTATGGATGTGGGTATATGCAGACCTGCAAACCACtgcttgcctggctacccaaacgcTATGCCCACAGATGAGTTTTCCTCTGCAATGGGTCCGAGTAACTCTACAACGATTTCTAGAACGCACAAAACATTCTAACTGTTCtaattggtcccagaaaccgatgggttgggccagaaccAGAACACAAGTGGGTAAAGTGGAGGTTTTAAAATTCATCATTGGTTGTCCTACTCTAATTagttagagatgatccaatcaTTGATTACTTAGTTTTATACAACACTTCTCATTTTGACCTCACCACAAATGACTTCAATTGTGGCCGCGAAATaattcagtttgagtcgtcaggcaaggccactgcggcccctcgtgatgaatttttttaaaataaaacatttaaatggggGGGGCACCCTCATTAAaattgcccatccctgctctaaAACATTTGGCTATGTTTACCTTGAGAGATACCAGGAGGCTGACTGTCTCTACAGAGTAGTAGCCCCTGTCCACGTAGTCTCCCATGAAGAGGTAGTTGGTGTCCGGAGACTTCCCTCCAATTTTAAACAGCTCCACCAGGTCATGGAACTGGCCATGGACATCCCCGCACACGGTGACTGGACATCTCACCTCCTGCACATTAGACTCCTTCGTCAGGATCTCTTTGGcctggaaaggaggaggagacgaGAAAAGAGTTTGGGGTTAGTGATTTCGTTAGAGGATGGGGGAAATCTGGGATACGGAGCGGGAGTTCAGATGTTATTTCTTCTTTGAGTATTTATCATTTTTTACCTCTACGGATTCGGTGACgcccccacgggacggttgaaCTAACAtgtgctaatgtgattagcatgaggttgtaagtaacatgaacatttcccaggacatagacatatctgatatggacagaaagcttaaattcttgttaatctaaattacactgtccaatttacagtagctattactgtgaaataataccatgctattgtttgaggagattgcacagttatgaacttgaaaatgtatcaataaaccaattaggcacatttgggcagacttgatacaacattttgaagagaaatgcaatggttcattggatcagtataAAATGAGGCACATACACTGctcccatctagtggccaaaatgtaaATTGCAGCAAAACTGAAATAATACATTGTGGCTTTTCTCTTGCATTTTAAAAGATGGAACAAAACAAGCATATTTTttgctttgtattatcttttaccagatctaatgttatATTCTCCtgtattaatttcacatttccacaaacttcaaagtgtttcctttcaaatggtatcaagaatatgcatatcattgtttcaaggtcctgagctacaggcagttagatttgggtatgtcattttaggcgaaaattgaaaatcAGAGTCCGATCCTCAGTTATAGTAGCTGATACCCAAGCGGCACACTTTGGAATTCAACTGTAACAAGCCAGAGCGGAGTGTAAAGAACAGCAAGGATATCAAACTGACATTTCCAAAAACATTCATATAAAATAACATAATCAATGCTCCTTACATCCTGCAAGTAAACTACGGTACTGTCAATTCATGTCTGACAACTCCACAGTGAATGCAATGGCAATATGCAGCTCCGCCGCCATTTTCAgaataatgtagctagctagagcaTACAACAGTCGGTGGAGAAATTTACCGTGCTCGGAACAATGATAacaattaaaataattgtttaacAGTTAGCTAATGGTCGCTGTCTAACATAGCCGGCAAACTATCTTAGCTAAGGGCTTGCAAGATCACACAAATTAAATTGGTTAAAATTACCTTCTCGCAAAGGGCTTTGACTTGGTTTTCCGAGAGCTGCTTGCATTCGCCGAGTTGCTCAATCCACCCATCCAATTCCTTAGTGAATGACTTGTCGTCCATGTCTGGTTATATttcagctagctagttaggttgAAAACCTATTGAAAACTAGTTTAGCTAATACGTTCTCGTCATTCGCACTCGTTTTGCTTTCGTCGAAAATGAATGCACGATCTTGCTAGGTTACCGACTCTGTTTTAAATTGGTTCAAACCCTCGGCACTAGCTAACTACTTGTTAAAAATAATCGATGCATGTACCTCAAGTTTATGTTAATATGAAAAAGCTAAAGAAATGCGTGGTGTAGTTGCAGAAAACTGTCTCTGTATGATATCCCGTGGACCCAACCCAGCTTCTTTCCCGAGCGACAATCAATGAGGGAGTTCTATTACACTGGCCCGGGTTCAACCGGGCAATGGTCCCTCACGTTATCGGGAGGAGCGCCCTTCTCAAATCTAACTGTAATCTGCGCCGCTTTGTCATGTTGCCAGAATCGTCCAGAAACATATATTTATTTTCCATCAAATAAATGTTTGAATTTTCAAACTAGGATTGGGACGTCAGATAAAGCTTTTTTAATCAAAACCAATCACCTTTGCATGTGGAAAAACAGAATCCTATTcatcacatttatttaactaggcaagtcagttaagacttattttacaatgacggcctacaccgccaaaccctcccctaaacccggacaacgctgggcaaattgtgcgccgccctacgggactcccgctCTCGACCGGTTGTGAAacagggatcgaaccagggtctgtattcactcgtctagcactgagatgcagtgtcttagaccgctgcgtcactcgggagtaGTTAACtacgtcacttttgttttgagacGACTTCTCCGTCGGCCAGAGCTTGTCACCTACCTGGCTCACGTTCGGGAGGCAGCACCGTTCTAAAACAATGCAATCACTTTTCACCCGATTAAAATTTCTCCCACCGGGGTAACCCGAGTCAGATAAACGAACCCGCTTGGTCTTGCTGCGTTTACTTAATTGGCCGACGGACTTCACTGGCCCCCTTAATCTGGGCTTTTCTGCCACCGTGTGGTTGCGAATGGGAACTACATTGTGCTCTCGGTATCAAAATAATAAACCTATCATAATAAATCTCATGAATATTGTGGAAAATAGTGTAAATACATATACTGCTATTCAAATGGATAGGACTACTGTGCATTCACAGTGAATAAATACAATGGACTGGCTGGATTCAAGAACAACTACACAGAATTTGAGGCGGCTCCTCAGGTTTAAGACACACGCATGCGCATTGAGTTTCATCCCAGACAGCAGTAGAATATCATGGTTTGTGCAATACTGGATCTtacatttcactgatcttagaaaccgccataaaaaataaaatgaaacgcaGCCTAACGTGATCATTGACAGCTGCTTTGAaggaaacaaataaaaaaatgcttTCAGTGAAATGTAGACTAAACTGACAACGGAGTGAAAAGTAGAAATCCcaactagcaagcaagtcacAGCAAAGAAGAATTGAGTGTGTGCGCGTTCACGCGAAGGGGGTGAGTATTCTGTCAGGGGGGAGATTTTCAGCACAACACCAGAAAAAAAGGAATCTCTTTCCTACAtaacaaatattttattttattttagcaaaaaagtcgtgtgtagttccagtagttagctacaccgctacattgCAAAAcaagtaattaactactgaaaacactaccaagatttgAATTTGGTTCAACTACCagcaagctactgcaaaatgtaatgaaattactagttgaactattTGTAGTTCACTACTCGCCCACACTGGTAACAACCAACACTTCTACAGTTACTGAGTTTCTACGCCTAGTTTCTCACTCGCTGTCACTGGTAGCTATATCAACGGCAGTTTTATCCAAgcaatgctctctctcttctcgcatGTCCTTCAGTTCAGCACTTTGCTGACCAGGCAAGTTCTGGTCACGGTAAGCAAAGCAGGACATACAAGCTACTGGAAGGGCTCAACATTCCACAACAATTATGCAATGACGACTGACGACTTGAGAACGATATTATCAAACACAGACTAGTCTAAAGATGTAGCCGTCACAGTCAAAAATAAGCTAAATATCTCAATATAATCCTAAAACCTCTAATGGGTGCAATGATTTACCCtctctacaacctgtttatccCTCTTTATTTGGCCTCCCATCCAGGTGTATGGAGTTGAGGGTCGCTATGCCTATGCTCTCTTCTCAGCAGTCAGCCAGCAGGGCAGACCGGAGCAAGTGGAGAAGGAGCTGGTCACAGTGTCTGTAAGTCAGTCCCATTCAtttccaacacacagacacacgggaACCCCTGACTGTCATCTGTCCCATGAACCTGGATGCCTTTCTCTTTCAGACGACCCAGTTTCAGACTGGTATCCAGCTACTGCCCCATAGCTATACTAAACAGGCATTATTTCTATTCCTCCAGGCCCTAGTCAAGGACCCCAAGCTATCTGGCATCATGGAGAATCACCATGTTAAACGCGGTATCAAAGAGCACACCTTCACTGATGTCATGACCATCATCAACCTCCCCAGTGGGTAGCCAGCCTTATGTCACCTATCTCGACAGACAGGTGAAAGAAAGATGGTGTTACTAAAGTTGTGTGTAATAACCGCGTAATGTGTAATAGTTATCTTGTTTATGTGCCTGTGTCTGTGGCCCTGATGTAGCTCTAACATTAATTGCCCAAAGTagtgtcgtggaaattctacacagggacactcaaagtcaatcttaaattaatcattgtttattaacagcaagctggagaggttccaaccaactcaatgcaccatgtACACGTCGATCAGGAGCTCCACCGGGTCAGTCccgttagttctcttatatacagacaagttatatttgcatgatttagctcaTTCATCATTCATAATTAATTCATCACTAACATTTGGTTCAtgtatgtgacagaccaatacagGGTCATGcgtgtgacagaccaatacctcacgaggcttcttctctccaagctgagaccttgaaactgagatatcctttcgttctgggcgtactgccaaattacagatactgatagtgaggattcattcgatcagtcacttgcatgaacacagaaataggTTATTTGATAAGCACAAACATAAAAATGTTCCATCACAGGAGATAACTACAtttgtattgaattgaattgaatatcTTTACTTCCATTCCTCAGATGTTATGGCTGATAATGACCGTCTGACGCTGATCTCTGACATCATCTCAGCCTTCAGCAAGATGATGAGTGCTCACCGTGAAGAGGTCCTCTGTACTGTCTCCACCACACAGGTAggaactgacacacacaaacacacacacacacacacacacacacacatatttaatcTAATCCCAGATCAACCAACTCAAGATGTACATTAATCCACACTAAAATGTAATTGACATGTTGTTTACATTTACAGGACTTAATAATTTGCAGATTAATTATTTTCATTTATTTGACATCTTCCTAATCCTGTGTATCTTTCACAGCCTCTGGATGCTGCCAACCTCAAAGACCTGAGAGTTGCTCTGAATGGCTTCCTGGCCAAAGGAGAGATGCTCAAGCTGGAGACTAAGGTAGGAACTAGGAACTCACAGAGGAGGCTACTGAATAGCTAATACTGAATAGACATAACAAGCCACAGTAGATGAAAGAATAATGGAATCAGTGTCCACCTACAGAATCAGAAACGTTCACATTTTAGGCTTACGTTTCCATTACCCCTGACTAAAATCCTCACCAATAAAGTATGTGAAATAAAGAGATTAATATAGTGATTATGAGCTGGTTTGTACATGTTGCTACAAGTCTGAAGGtcttttctgttctctctctgcccAGTCTGACCCCTCCATCCTGGGTGGAATGACAGTCAGCATCAGGGACAAGTATGTGTACATGTCTACCGAGACTAAGATCCAGAAACTGACCAAGATCAGTAGGGAGAATTGGCATGGcttgtgtcacaaatggcacccttttccccatgtagtgcactacttttgaccagggcccatacaccAGGGCCCTTtgtagggcaggtagcctagcggttaagagcgttgggccaataacggaaaggtcgctggttcgaataccaGAGACAAATAGGTGAccaatctgtcaatgtgcccttaagCAATGGACGTAACCCTAATTGcacctgtaagtcgctctagataagagtgtctgctaaatgaccaaaatgtaaatgtctgagaccaggctgagggaatagggtgccatttgggattttttttttaaatgtatgcataATCAACTGGAGCTAAGCCCTATGGACTCATTAGGGAATGAATGGGTAGTGGAACAATGTTAATGGGAAATgcttatgtacagtgcattcggaaagtattcagaccccttgactttttccaaattttgttacgttggtcttattctaaaatagatgaaataa
This genomic window contains:
- the LOC106612245 gene encoding serine/threonine-protein phosphatase 2A catalytic subunit alpha isoform isoform X3 yields the protein MDDKSFTKELDGWIEQLGECKQLSENQVKALCEKAKEILTKESNVQEVRCPVTVCGDVHGQFHDLVELFKIGGKSPDTNYLFMGDYVDRGYYSVETVSLLVSLKVRYRERITILRGNHESRQITQVYGFYDECLRKYGNANVWKYFTDLFDYLPLTALVDNQIFCLHGGLSPSIDTLEHIRALDRLQEVPHEGPMCDLLWSDPDDRGGWGISPRGAGYTFGQDISETFNHANGLTLVSRAHQLVMEGYNWCHDVPLVY
- the LOC106612245 gene encoding serine/threonine-protein phosphatase 2A catalytic subunit alpha isoform isoform X1, with product MDDKSFTKELDGWIEQLGECKQLSENQVKALCEKAKEILTKESNVQEVRCPVTVCGDVHGQFHDLVELFKIGGKSPDTNYLFMGDYVDRGYYSVETVSLLVSLKVRYRERITILRGNHESRQITQVYGFYDECLRKYGNANVWKYFTDLFDYLPLTALVDNQIFCLHGGLSPSIDTLEHIRALDRLQEVPHEGPMCDLLWSDPDDRGGWGISPRGAGYTFGQDISETFNHANGLTLVSRAHQLVMEGYNWCHDRNVVTIFSAPNYCYRCGNQAAIMELDDTLKYSFLQFDPAPRRGEPHVTRRTPDYFL
- the LOC106612246 gene encoding ATP synthase subunit O, mitochondrial, which encodes MADNDRLTLISDIISAFSKMMSAHREEVLCTVSTTQPLDAANLKDLRVALNGFLAKGEMLKLETKSDPSILGGMTVSIRDKYVYMSTETKIQKLTKISRENWHGLCHKWHPFPHVVHYF